The Daucus carota subsp. sativus chromosome 9, DH1 v3.0, whole genome shotgun sequence genome window below encodes:
- the LOC108200974 gene encoding purple acid phosphatase 17-like: protein MDCFETRIRRMLLPLMFVTLCLNVMPINAELKKIKHPVKDDGSLSFLAVGDWGRKGWYNQSIVASEMGDAGEKLNVDFVISTGDNFYDDGLTDIHDPLFLESFQKVYDANSLQKPWYTVLGNHDYRGNAEAQLSLALREIDSRWICHRSFVVESEVADFFMIDTTPFVRHYFEDPKDHVYDWRGITPRNAYLVHLLKDLEAALSMSTGKWKFVVGHHGIRSTGHHGDTEELVTDLLPLLEAYKVDFYLNGHDHCLEHVECSNSPIQFFTTGAGSKAWMTDYQKHYQCDVNFFHRGQGFLSVEVTSSTAKFVFYDVFGEVQHQWSASKELHSSM, encoded by the exons ATGGATTGTTTCGAAACCAGGATTAGACGGATGCTTCTTCCCCTCATGTTTGTTACATTGTGCCTGAATGTGATGCCGATAAATGCAGAGCTAAAGAAGATCAAACATCCGGTAAAAGATGACGGGTCGCTTAGCTTCTTGGCCGTAGGTGACTGGGGAAGAAAAGGGTGGTACAACCAGTCCATAGTTGCTTCGGAG ATGGGAGATGCGGGAGAGAAGCTGAATGTAGATTTTGTGATCTCGACTGGAGATAACTTTTATGACGATGGACTAACTGACATTCATGATCCATTGTTTCTGGAATCATTTCAGAAAGTTTACGACGCGAACAGCCTTCAGAAGCCATGGTATACTG TTTTGGGGAATCATGACTACAGAGGCAATGCAGAAGCACAATTAAGCCTTGCTCTTAGAGAGATTGATAGCAGATGGATATGTCATAGATCTTTTGTTGTTGAATCGG AGGTGGCCGATTTCTTCATGATTGACACGACGCCATTTGTGCGCCACTATTTTGAGGATCCGAAAGATCATGTTTACGACTGGCGGGGCATAACTCCTAGAAATGCATATCTTGTGCATCTTCTTAAG GATTTGGAGGCTGCATTGAGCATGTCGACAGGAAAGTGGAAGTTTGTCGTCGGGCACCATGGTATTAGAAGCACCGGGCATCACGGGGACACTGAAGAACTCGTCACAGACCTCCTTCCATTGCTGGAG GCGTACAAAGTTGATTTCTACTTAAATGGCCATGATCACTGCTTGGAACACGTCGAATGCTCCAACAG TCCAATCCAATTCTTCACAACCGGAGCTGGTTCGAAGGCATGGATGACTGATTACCAGAAACATTATCAATGCGATGTAAATTTCTTCCATCGCGGCCAAGGATTCCTATCAGTGGAGGTCACAAGTAGTACTGCTAAGTTTGTGTTTTATGATGTTTTTGGTGAAGTCCAACATCAATGGTCTGCCTCTAAAGAACTTCATTCTTCTATGTAA
- the LOC108203126 gene encoding RNA demethylase ALKBH10B, whose translation MAMPGGNVEKMPGGIEMMGQFHQRQWVPDERDGFISWIRSEFAAANAIIDSMCSHLRSVGEAGEYDGVIGSLQQRRVNWYPVLHMQQYFSVAEVVHSLQQVAWRRERGLRDRGDRGYGYRGFEQKGGKRYGGGYRQGGNRGGEVSGQEGNVGSGKGDDGKLAAVIVKTDDKDLSIKSQVDNDSQCSGNSQAKPSSEGVGVDNSVTSATKGTSEVKLEKASSTLPISLGRKDISVNAKTFVGTEMVDGKPVNAVDGLKLYEELVDSSELAQLVSLANDLRTSGRKGYLPGPTFIASHRPSRGHGRDIIQLGVPIVDPPSEDGTVGNTFKDRRIEPIPSMMQDFIERLTALQVITVQPDSCIIDFYNEGDHSQPFMWSHRFGRPVCVLFLTECDMIFGKVIVPDHLGDYKGSINLSVTPGSMLVMQGRSTDFARHALPAMQKHRILVTLTKSQPKKPSGGHYSSAAAATQSQWGSPHNKSSNHVNNSPSLKHYASVSTAGVLPAPPICMPLPPSSGVQPIFMPAAVTPVLPFPPPVALPPTSAGWTVGGPRHPPPRLPVPGTGVFLPPGSGDVVNQASTNEYLSTLAEKDNDSAKSNGNNSAATDIANGSGKMAGKDCNGADETNGERPVGEEQPSVVTNVANEPAETVL comes from the exons ATGGCAATGCCGGGAGGTAATGTGGAGAAAATGCCAGGTGGGATTGAGATGATGGGGCAGTTTCATCAGAGACAGTGGGTCCCTGATGAGCGTGATGGGTTTATTTCGTGGATACGGAGCGAATTTGCTGCGGCGAATGCGATAATTGACTCAATGTGTAGTCATTTGAGAAGTGTTGGTGAGGCGGGAGAGTATGATGGTGTGATTGGGAGTTTGCAGCAGAGGAGGGTGAATTGGTACCCTGTGTTGCAtatgcaacagtatttctcggTTGCGGAGGTTGTGCATTCGTTGCAACAGGTTGCATGGAGGAGAGAACGGGGGTTGAGGGATCGGGGTGATCGGGGGTATGGATATCGTGGGTTTGAGCAGAAGGGAGGGAAGAGATATGGTGGGGGGTATAGGCAAGGGGGTAATAGGGGTGGTGAGGTTAGTGGTCAGGAGGGGAATGTTGGTTCGGGAAAAGGGGATGACGGTAAATTGGCAGCTGTCATTGTGAAGACGGATGATAAGG ATTTGAGCATAAAATCACAAGTGGATAATGATAGCCAATGTTCAGGAAACTCGCAAGCAAAGCCATCAAGTGAGGGAGTGGGAGTGGATAATAGTGTTACTTCCGCAACAAAAG GGACTAGTGAGGTTAAGCTGGAGAAAGCTTCCTCTACCCTGCCAATTTCCCTTGGGAGGAAGGATATTTCAGTTAATGCAAAAACTTTTGTTGGTACTGAGATGGTAGATGGAAAGCCG GTTAATGCAGttgatggattgaagttgtatgAAGAGCTCGTTGACAGCTCTGAACTTGCTCAACTGGTTTCATTGGCAAATGATTTGAGAACCTCGGGGAGAAAGGGATACCTTCCAG GACCAACATTTATTGCATCACATAGACCCTCGCGAGGGCATGGGAGAGACATTATTCAATTGGGCGTTCCCATTGTAGACCCCCCTTCAGAAGATGGAACCGTAGGCAATACCTTTAAAG ATAGGAGGATTGAACCCATTCCCAGCATGATGCAAGATTTTATTGAACGTTTGACTGCCTTGCAAGTCATTACTGTGCAACCAGATAGTTGCATAATCGATTTTTATAACGAG GGTGATCACTCACAGCCTTTTATGTGGTCGCATCGCTTCGGAAGGCCAGTTTGTGTTCTTTTCTTGACGGAATGTGACATGATTTTTGGAAAAGTAATTGTGCCGGATCATCTCGGAGATTATAAAGGTTCTATTAATCTTTCCGTGACACCTGG ATCCATGCTTGTAATGCAAGGAAGATCCACAGATTTTGCAAGACATGCACTTCCTGCCATGCAGAAACACCGTATCCTCGTCACTTTGACCAAGTCCCAACCAAAGAAACCAAGCGGTGGTCACTATTCTTCAGCTGCGGCCGCAACACAATCCCAATGGGGGTCCCCACATAATAAATCTTCAAACCACGTAAACAACTCTCCGTCCCTCAAACATTATGCATCAGTCTCAACAGCTGGGGTATTACCGGCTCCACCCATATGTATGCCATTACCACCTTCCAGTGGTGTTCAGCCAATATTTATGCCAGCTGCAGTTACACCAGTCCTGCCTTTTCCTCCCCCAGTTGCTCTGCCACCTACCTCTGCTGGGTGGACTGTCGGTGGGCCAAGGCATCCCCCGCCTCGCTTACCAGTCCCTGGTACTGGAGTTTTCCTTCCTCCTGGTTCTGGAGATGTAGTGAACCAGGCATCGACAAATGAATATTTGTCCACTTTGGCAGAAAAGGACAATGACTCAGCAAAATCCAATGGCAACAACAGTGCTGCCACAGATATTGCCAATGGAAGTGGAAAAATGGCTGGAAAGGATTGCAATGGAGCTGATGAAACTAATGGTGAACGTCCTGTGGGTGAAGAACAGCCAAGTGTGGTCACAAATGTGGCGAATGAGCCAGCTGAAACGGTTTTGTGA
- the LOC108200973 gene encoding type IV inositol polyphosphate 5-phosphatase 9 isoform X1 produces the protein MFLQFQLASVPVLGMVSHLLITFFYISSCPFSIYYNPSPLFSSKVVVHCLPSTSSSTMPRKIGEVMWPRLVASKILRKTLGSNNFVADFPSGFEDSSLELPSLDGASEYNPKSISTDHKESKNYKVFVSTWNVGGVSPTDDLDMEDFQDTQNNAPCDIYVFGFQEVVPLRAANILGYEEGKICMKWNSLIRKTLNKNTCGAEHDFRCLISKQMVGILISVWVRTDLLSFVRGPSVSCVGCGIMGCLGNKGSVSVRFRLHETSFCFVCSHLASGRRLGDEKLRNSNVADILSRTSFPRGPTLDFPKKILDHDRVIFLGDLNYRISLPEDEIRLLVEKEEWDILLGNDQLKQETRDGEAFEGWHEGVINFAPTYKYNFNSDTYYGTIDGGRKDQKKRAPAWCDRIMWFGEGLKQHLYTRNESKLSDHRPVKAVFTTQVEVLHTVEGFQGFFLSQSFDFKPIKDDNGS, from the exons ATGTTTCTTCAATTCCAACTTGCAAGCGTCCCTGTCCTTGGCATGGTCTCCCATCTCTTGATcacctttttttatatatctagTTGCCCATTCTCTATATATTACAATCCTTCACCTCTCTTCTCATCTAAAGTTGTCGTCCATTGTCTCCCTTCAACATCCTCCTCGACCATGCCGAGAAAGATAGGAGAA GTCATGTGGCCTAGATTAGTAGCTAGTAAAATCTTGAGAAAAACATTGGGTAGCAATAACTTCGTAGCGGACTTTCCAAGCGGCTTCGAGGATTCTTCACTTGAACTCCCTAGTTTGGATGGTGCATCAGAATATAATCCCAAGTCCATCTCCACGGATCATAAGGAGTCAAAAAACTACAA GGTTTTTGTCAGTACATGGAATGTGGGTGGAGTTTCACCAACTGATGATTTGGACATGGAGGATTTTCAAGATACACAGAATAATGCTCCTTGTGACATCTATGTTTTCGG GTTCCAAGAAGTAGTTCCTCTCAGAGCTGCAAATATCCTTGGATATGAGGAGGGTAAAATTTGCATGAAATGGAATTCCTTGATCAGGAAAACCCTAAACAAAAATACATGCGGTGCTGAACATGACTTTCGGTGTCTCATCAGTAAGCAAATGGTTGGAATATTGATATCCGTCTGGGTTCGAACTGATCTTCTTTCTTTTGTACGAGGCCCTAGTGTTTCATGTGTAGGCTGTGGCATCATGGGATGTCTTGGAAATAAG GGTTCAGTATCAGTAAGATTTCGATTACATGAAACGAGCTTCTGCTTTGTGTGCAGTCATCTAGCTTCAGGGCGCAGACTCGGCGATGAGAAGCTCAGAAACTCTAACGTGGCCGATATACTTTCACGTACAAGCTTTCCTCGAGGCCCCACCCTTGATTTTCCAAAAAAGATCCTAGACCACGA CCGAGTAATATTTCTTGGAGACTTGAATTACAGGATCTCCTTGCCGGAAGATGAGATTCGCCTACTAGTTGAAAAAGAAGAATGGGACATATTACTGGGAAATGATcag CTAAAGCAAGAGACAAGGGATGGTGAAGCATTTGAAGGTTGGCATGAAGGAGTAATCAACTTTGCTCCTACTTATAAGTATAATTTCAATTCTGATACATACTATGGTACCATTGATGGTGGAAGAAAAGACCAGAAGAAGCGCGCTCCTGCATG GTGTGACCGGATAATGTGGTTCGGGGAAGGCTTAAAGCAGCATCTATACACGAGAAATGAATCAAAACTATCAGATCACAGGCCAGTAAAGGCTGTTTTCACCACCCAAGTTGAGGTTTTGCACACAGTTGAGGGATTTCAGGGTTTCTTCTTGTCACAAAGCTTTGATTTCAAGCCAATTAAAGATGACAATGGATCATAA
- the LOC108200973 gene encoding type IV inositol polyphosphate 5-phosphatase 9 isoform X2, with product MFLQFQLASVPVLGMVSHLLITFFYISSCPFSIYYNPSPLFSSKVVVHCLPSTSSSTMPRKIGEVMWPRLVASKILRKTLGSNNFVADFPSGFEDSSLELPSLDGASEYNPKSISTDHKESKNYKVFVSTWNVGGVSPTDDLDMEDFQDTQNNAPCDIYVFGFQEVVPLRAANILGYEEGKICMKWNSLIRKTLNKNTCGAEHDFRCLISKQMVGILISVWVRTDLLSFVRGPSVSCVGCGIMGCLGNKGSVSVRFRLHETSFCFVCSHLASGRRLGDEKLRNSNVADILSRTSFPRGPTLDFPKKILDHEISLPEDEIRLLVEKEEWDILLGNDQLKQETRDGEAFEGWHEGVINFAPTYKYNFNSDTYYGTIDGGRKDQKKRAPAWCDRIMWFGEGLKQHLYTRNESKLSDHRPVKAVFTTQVEVLHTVEGFQGFFLSQSFDFKPIKDDNGS from the exons ATGTTTCTTCAATTCCAACTTGCAAGCGTCCCTGTCCTTGGCATGGTCTCCCATCTCTTGATcacctttttttatatatctagTTGCCCATTCTCTATATATTACAATCCTTCACCTCTCTTCTCATCTAAAGTTGTCGTCCATTGTCTCCCTTCAACATCCTCCTCGACCATGCCGAGAAAGATAGGAGAA GTCATGTGGCCTAGATTAGTAGCTAGTAAAATCTTGAGAAAAACATTGGGTAGCAATAACTTCGTAGCGGACTTTCCAAGCGGCTTCGAGGATTCTTCACTTGAACTCCCTAGTTTGGATGGTGCATCAGAATATAATCCCAAGTCCATCTCCACGGATCATAAGGAGTCAAAAAACTACAA GGTTTTTGTCAGTACATGGAATGTGGGTGGAGTTTCACCAACTGATGATTTGGACATGGAGGATTTTCAAGATACACAGAATAATGCTCCTTGTGACATCTATGTTTTCGG GTTCCAAGAAGTAGTTCCTCTCAGAGCTGCAAATATCCTTGGATATGAGGAGGGTAAAATTTGCATGAAATGGAATTCCTTGATCAGGAAAACCCTAAACAAAAATACATGCGGTGCTGAACATGACTTTCGGTGTCTCATCAGTAAGCAAATGGTTGGAATATTGATATCCGTCTGGGTTCGAACTGATCTTCTTTCTTTTGTACGAGGCCCTAGTGTTTCATGTGTAGGCTGTGGCATCATGGGATGTCTTGGAAATAAG GGTTCAGTATCAGTAAGATTTCGATTACATGAAACGAGCTTCTGCTTTGTGTGCAGTCATCTAGCTTCAGGGCGCAGACTCGGCGATGAGAAGCTCAGAAACTCTAACGTGGCCGATATACTTTCACGTACAAGCTTTCCTCGAGGCCCCACCCTTGATTTTCCAAAAAAGATCCTAGACCACGA GATCTCCTTGCCGGAAGATGAGATTCGCCTACTAGTTGAAAAAGAAGAATGGGACATATTACTGGGAAATGATcag CTAAAGCAAGAGACAAGGGATGGTGAAGCATTTGAAGGTTGGCATGAAGGAGTAATCAACTTTGCTCCTACTTATAAGTATAATTTCAATTCTGATACATACTATGGTACCATTGATGGTGGAAGAAAAGACCAGAAGAAGCGCGCTCCTGCATG GTGTGACCGGATAATGTGGTTCGGGGAAGGCTTAAAGCAGCATCTATACACGAGAAATGAATCAAAACTATCAGATCACAGGCCAGTAAAGGCTGTTTTCACCACCCAAGTTGAGGTTTTGCACACAGTTGAGGGATTTCAGGGTTTCTTCTTGTCACAAAGCTTTGATTTCAAGCCAATTAAAGATGACAATGGATCATAA
- the LOC108200367 gene encoding probable xyloglucan endotransglucosylase/hydrolase protein 27 has translation MVHTCVSLLVICSVFVLAAGSLRNLPTVSFEEGYAQIFGDDNLLIVKDGKSAHLSLDQRTGSGFVSHDLYNHGFFSASIKLPADYTAGVVVAFYMSNGDIFEKNHDEIDFEFLGNIRGKEWRVQTNVYGNGSTGAGREERYGLWFDPSEDFHQYSILWSDDKIIFYIDSVPIREVKKTEAMGGDFPSKPMSLYGTIWDGSNWATNGGKYKVNYKYSPYIAEFSDFVLHGCAVDPIEMSSTCQLVPQFKSVPTGITNESRTKMQSFRKKHMQYSYCYDKTRYKVPPSECVINPHEASRLHGFDPVRFGGSHSRHGKRRHDNQSNRDAINSV, from the exons ATGGTGCATACATGTGTGAGTTTGCTTGTGATATGCTCTGTCTTTGTTTTAGCTGCAGGTTCTTTGAGAAACCTCCCAACTGTTTCATTTGAAGAAGGGTATGCACAAATCTTTGGTGATGATAATCTTCTGATTGTTAAAGATGGGAAATCAGCTCACCTCAGTCTTGATCAAAGaacag GTTCTGGATTTGTGTCACATGATCTTTACAACCATGGGTTCTTTAGTGCTTCTATTAAGTTGCCTGCAGATTACACTGCTGGGGTGGTGGTTGCATTTTAT ATGTCGAACGGAGACATATTTGAGAAAAACCATGATGAAATTGATTTCGAGTTTCTTGGGAACATTCGAGGCAAAGAGTGGAGAGTTCAGACCAATGTTTATGGCAATGGAAGCACGGGAGCAGGCAGAGAAGAAAGATATGGTCTGTGGTTTGATCCCTCGGAAGATTTCCATCAATACAGCATCTTGTGGAGTGATGATAAGATCAT CTTTTACATAGACAGTGTTCCCATAAGAGAGGTCAAGAAAACAGAAGCAATGGGTGGGGACTTCCCTTCCAAGCCAATGAGTCTCTATGGTACTATTTGGGATGGATCTAACTGGGCTACCAATGGAGGTAAATACAAGGTCAATTATAAATATTCCCCTTACATTGCCGAGTTCTCGGACTTTGTGCTTCACGGTTGTGCGGTCGATCCCATTGAGATGTCCTCAACATGTCAACTGGTACCGCAATTTAAATCTGTTCCTACCGGTATCACAAATGAAAGCAGAACTAAAATGCAGAGTTTCAGGAAGAAACACATGCAGTACTCCTATTGTTATGATAAAACGCGATATAAGGTTCCTCCTTCTGAGTGCGTAATTAATCCCCATGAAGCCTCTCGGCTTCATGGATTCGACCCAGTAAGATTTGGAGGAAGCCACAGCAGGCATGGTAAAAGACGCCACGACAACCAATCAAACAGGGATGCGATAAACTCTGTTTAG